The following proteins come from a genomic window of Dendrosporobacter quercicolus:
- a CDS encoding polysaccharide deacetylase family protein encodes MNVKKLAPALILLVCTGLIGLYFSRGFVTDRSGAGQQDLTRLENAGQADAQISLALERLKNSRQKATVITHSNPESRQLALTFDGLAEEKVVGQILALLQQHKAKATFFVDGLQTAEAPLTVINIKEAGHRIENYTFLGLTSLENLSVERLVADFCRAQNIISETTGRQPSLLKCNDTEYTDQVLAAAKASGLDRVVQSDVFLDIKEINSLAAANVFVSNLRPGSIVSVKLKKQSEPAVMQSAATAAGPAADKQPGLKDLPEQEAAADNDLVQAVERLLVALDRANYTTVYVEDFSKSNGQLKPGRRTSLLQPGPNDGPAYFATDIAAGLREQVRNLFTLRRAYAAEPATDGGNEIKVISTTEPALAFTFGGLSNEAAVNDVLHRLDVLGIKGTFFVMEVEASRYPELLRKIIAGGHEIGIGIRPGEEDTFAETRRNIARMRTLLQEQFGLTSNLVKQPWGAVSAATKKAVASLDCNLIGQSVNVVQSSHKDYATADQVMGEIFGKAVFSLARGQIVHFRMDYYTNDRLAGDLLETIKRHKVDNIAYATSFDSPANNPANDSQYAIKPVGEMLAQRSFIYQYPADPEKVPEHLRYDRPGLNTGQYQFLTEAAKRYIGHKNVNYEDRMFGFSKMEVRRLDMSGQIHTEDNVIFLTFDDWGTDAAVNKLLYVLRKHQAPGAFFVITNNVLNNPNLLRAIAAEGHELGSHSEKHQPMAASDPVTGRQVQTQNPDEYRQELGLSYQKLQAVAGDVIVNGKPALTRFFRPPTLAISRMGVEALFETGYEYIVSGSLSTNDYKAENAAQLIRAIKDGIYAENGAVKKGAILVMHMSDSSVYTAMALDILLTANAAKADTDPSKFKVGRLSDYLTDGYSQSNRKQSLRLNSMR; translated from the coding sequence TTTTCCCGGGGGTTCGTGACAGACCGGTCAGGCGCCGGCCAGCAGGACCTGACCAGGCTGGAGAATGCGGGTCAGGCGGACGCCCAAATCTCCCTGGCGCTGGAACGGCTGAAAAACAGCCGGCAAAAAGCAACCGTCATTACGCATAGCAACCCGGAATCGCGGCAGCTTGCTCTGACTTTTGACGGGCTGGCGGAAGAGAAGGTGGTAGGGCAGATACTGGCGTTACTGCAACAGCATAAGGCTAAGGCAACCTTTTTTGTTGATGGGCTGCAAACGGCTGAAGCGCCTCTAACCGTCATCAATATCAAAGAAGCAGGCCACAGAATTGAGAACTATACTTTTTTAGGCCTGACCAGCCTGGAGAACCTTTCGGTGGAGCGGTTAGTCGCCGATTTTTGCCGGGCGCAGAATATCATCAGCGAGACTACCGGCCGACAACCGAGCCTGTTAAAATGCAATGATACAGAATATACCGATCAGGTGCTTGCGGCGGCGAAGGCGTCCGGCCTTGACCGTGTTGTTCAGAGTGATGTTTTTCTGGATATAAAAGAAATCAACTCTCTGGCGGCCGCCAATGTTTTTGTCAGCAATCTCCGGCCGGGCAGCATTGTTTCAGTAAAGCTAAAAAAACAGTCTGAACCGGCGGTTATGCAATCCGCGGCAACGGCGGCGGGGCCGGCAGCCGACAAGCAGCCGGGCCTGAAGGATTTGCCTGAGCAGGAGGCTGCGGCCGACAATGATCTTGTCCAGGCCGTAGAGAGGCTGTTGGTTGCTCTGGATAGAGCAAATTATACTACCGTATATGTGGAGGATTTTTCAAAAAGCAACGGTCAGTTAAAGCCGGGGCGCAGGACAAGCTTGCTGCAACCCGGCCCCAACGACGGGCCAGCTTATTTTGCGACTGACATCGCTGCGGGGCTTCGGGAACAAGTAAGGAATTTATTTACGCTGCGCAGGGCTTATGCGGCCGAGCCTGCCACGGACGGCGGGAATGAAATTAAGGTGATTTCTACGACTGAGCCGGCGCTCGCCTTTACCTTTGGCGGGTTGTCCAATGAAGCGGCGGTAAACGATGTCCTTCACAGACTGGATGTCCTTGGCATTAAAGGGACATTCTTTGTCATGGAAGTAGAAGCCAGCCGCTATCCGGAGCTGCTGCGGAAAATTATTGCCGGCGGGCATGAAATCGGTATTGGGATACGGCCCGGGGAAGAGGACACTTTTGCTGAAACCCGCCGGAACATTGCGCGGATGCGTACGCTGCTGCAAGAACAGTTTGGCTTGACCAGCAACCTGGTAAAGCAACCGTGGGGCGCTGTTTCCGCTGCGACTAAAAAAGCCGTGGCCTCTTTGGATTGCAATTTGATTGGACAGTCGGTCAATGTTGTGCAAAGCAGTCATAAGGATTATGCCACCGCCGATCAGGTGATGGGGGAGATCTTCGGCAAAGCGGTGTTTTCTTTGGCCCGCGGTCAGATCGTTCATTTTAGAATGGATTATTACACCAACGACCGCTTGGCCGGCGATTTGCTGGAAACCATCAAACGACATAAAGTAGACAACATTGCCTATGCGACTTCGTTTGACAGCCCGGCAAACAACCCGGCGAATGATTCGCAGTATGCTATTAAGCCGGTGGGGGAAATGTTAGCTCAACGAAGTTTTATTTACCAGTATCCGGCCGATCCGGAAAAGGTTCCGGAGCATTTGAGATATGACCGGCCCGGCTTGAATACCGGTCAGTACCAATTTCTGACCGAAGCCGCCAAGCGCTATATTGGGCATAAGAATGTGAATTATGAAGACCGGATGTTCGGTTTTTCCAAAATGGAGGTTCGCCGCCTGGATATGAGCGGGCAGATACACACCGAGGATAATGTAATCTTCCTTACCTTTGACGACTGGGGGACGGATGCGGCGGTAAACAAGCTGCTGTATGTGCTGCGCAAACATCAGGCGCCCGGAGCGTTTTTTGTCATTACCAACAATGTATTGAATAACCCCAACCTGCTCAGGGCAATTGCCGCGGAGGGACATGAGCTTGGCAGCCATTCCGAAAAACATCAGCCGATGGCGGCCAGCGACCCGGTAACAGGCAGGCAGGTTCAGACGCAGAATCCAGACGAATACCGTCAGGAACTCGGCCTGTCCTACCAGAAATTGCAGGCTGTGGCAGGTGATGTTATCGTGAATGGCAAGCCGGCGTTAACCAGATTTTTCCGGCCGCCCACACTGGCGATCAGTAGGATGGGAGTGGAAGCTTTATTTGAAACGGGTTATGAATATATCGTTTCCGGTTCGCTTAGCACCAATGATTATAAAGCGGAAAACGCCGCACAACTGATAAGAGCAATCAAGGACGGAATTTATGCGGAAAACGGTGCAGTAAAAAAAGGCGCTATTTTGGTTATGCATATGTCGGACAGCTCTGTGTATACCGCTATGGCCCTGGATATACTGCTGACGGCGAATGCAGCCAAAGCCGACACCGATCCATCCAAATTTAAGGTCGGCCGCCTGTCCGATTATTTAACCGACGGTTATTCCCAAAGCAACCGCAAGCAGTCATTGCGTTTAAACAGCATGCGGTAG